In a single window of the Heliangelus exortis chromosome 1, bHelExo1.hap1, whole genome shotgun sequence genome:
- the SLC38A1 gene encoding sodium-coupled neutral amino acid symporter 1 yields the protein MPLKDRLEQTELQNMTVPEDDNNSNDSNDFTEVENGQINRKFISDRESRRSLTNGNLEKKKCDEYVPGATSFRMSVFNLSNAIMGSGILGLAFALANTGILLFLLLLVSVTLLSIYSIHLLLVCSKETGCMVYEKLGEQIFGTPGKMIVFGSTSLQNIGAMLSYLFIVKNELPSAIKFLMGEDETFSAWYVDGRILVIAVTFGIILPLCLLKNLGYLGYTSGFSLSCMVFFLIVVIYKKFQIPCGGSALNATSSILSNSSAHEQMCKTKYVVFNSKTVYALPTIAFAFVCHPSVLPIYSELKGRSQKKMQLVANISFFAMFSMYLLTAIFGYLTFYDTVQSDLLHKYQSKDDILILTVRLAVITAVVLTVPVLFFTVRSSLFEMAKKTKFHLGRHVLVTLALLIIINLLVIFIPTMKDIFGVVGVTSANMLIFILPSLLYLKIMKHDTSKRVQKIWASLFLGLGIIFSLVSIPLVIYDWVQSGSSDDGH from the exons CAAGTTTATTTCGGACCGAGAAAGCAGAAGAAGTCTCACAAACGGcaacctggagaagaagaaatgtgaTGAATAT GTCCCAGGAGCTACTTCATTTCGGATGTCTGTCTTCAACCTCAGCAATGCAATTATGGGCAGTGGAATTTTGGGTCTTGCTTTTGCCTTGGCCAACACAGGAATTCTCCTCTTTCT GCTGCTTTTGGTTTCAGTGACACTGCTGTCTATTTATTCAATACATCTCCTGTTGGTGTGTTCAAAGGAAACAG GCTGCATGGTGTATGAGAAGCTGGGTGAGCAGATCTTCGGTACCCCAGGGAAAATGATTGTCTTTGGATCTACATCTCTTCAGAACATTGGAG CAATGTTGAGCTATCTCTTCATAGTGAAAAATGAGCTGCCCTCTGCCATAAAGTTCCTAATGGGAGAAGATGAAACTTTTTC AGCATGGTACGTGGATGGGCGGATTCTTGTTATCGCAGTGACGTTTGGTATAATCCTCCCTTTATGTCTACTTAAGAACCTAG gaTATCTTGGCTATACCAGTGGATTTTCATTAAGCTGCATGGTATTTTTCCTGATAGTG GTTATTTACAAGAAGTTTCAAATTCCCTGTGGTGGATCGGCACTAAATGCAACCTCATCCATCCTATCAAATAGCTCAGCACATGAACAAATGTGTAAGACAAAGTATGTTGTCTTTAATTCCAAG ACCGTGTACGCTTTGCCCACCATTGCTTTTGCATTTGTGTGCCACCCATCAGTGCTCCCGATTTACAGTGAACTTAAAGG ccgttcacagaaaaaaatgcagttggTTGCAAATATCTCATTTTTTGCCATGTTTTCGATGTACTTGCTGACAGCCATATTTGGCTACTTGACTTTCTACG ACACTGTGCAGTCAGATTTGCTTCACAAGTACCAGAGCAAAGATGACATCCTCATCCTGACCGTGCGCTTGGCTGTGATCACTGCGGTGGTACTCACGGTGCCAGTGCTGTTTTTCACT GTGCGTTCATCATTATTTGAGATggctaaaaaaacaaaatttcactTAGGCCGTCATGTTTTGGTTACTCTTGCTCTTTTGATTATCATCAACTTGCTTGTAATTTTTATCCCAACCATGAAGGATATTTTTGGAGTTGTAG gaGTCACTTCTGCAAATATGCTGATTTTCATTCTTCCTTCAttgttgtatttaaaaatcatgaaGCACGATACATCAAAGAGAGTCCAGAAGATTTGG GCTTCTCTTTTCTTGGGACTAGGgataattttttcccttgtgaGCATTCCCTTGGTCATCTATGACTGGGTACAGTCAGGAAGCAGTGATGACGGCCACTGA